One genomic window of Leopardus geoffroyi isolate Oge1 chromosome C3, O.geoffroyi_Oge1_pat1.0, whole genome shotgun sequence includes the following:
- the DCAF13 gene encoding DDB1- and CUL4-associated factor 13: protein MKVKMLSRNPDNYVRETKLDLQRVPRNYDPTLHPFEVPREYVRALNATKLERVFAKPFLASLDGHRDGVNCLAKHPKSLATVLSGACDGEVRIWNLTKRKCIRTIQAHEGFVRGICTRFCGTSFFTVGDDKTVKQWKMDGPGYGEEEEPLHTILGKTVYTGIDHHWKEAVFATCGQQVDIWDEQRTSPICSMTWGFDSISSVKFNPIETFLLGSCASDRNIVLYDMRQATPLKKVILDMRTNTICWNPMEAFIFTAANEDYNLYTFDMRALDTPVMVHMDHVSAVLDVDYSPTGKEFVSASFDKSIRIFPVDKSRSREVYHTKRMQHVICVKWTSDSKYIMCGSDEMNIRLWKANASEKLGVLTSREKAAKDYNQKLKEKFQHHPHIKRIARHRHLPKSIYSQIQEQRIMKEARRRKEVNRLKHSKPGSVSIVSEKKKHIVAVVK, encoded by the exons ATGAAGGTGAAGATGCTGAGCCGGAACCCGGACAACTATGTCCGCGAAACCAAGCTGGACTTACAAAGAG ttccaAGAAACTATGATCCTACCTTACATCCTTTTGAAGTCCCGCGAGAGTATGTAAGAGCTTTAAATGCTACCAAATTGGAACGGGTATTTGCAAAACCATTCCTTGCTTCCCTGGATGGTCACCGAGATGGAGTCAATTGCTTGGCAAAGCACCCAAAGAGCCTGGCTACTGTCCTTTCTGGGGCATGTGATGGAGAG GTTAGAATTTGGAACTTGACTAAACGAAAATGTATCCGTACGATACAAGCCCATGAGGGTTTTGTACGAGGAATATGTACTCGCTTTTGTGGGACTTCTTTCTTTACT GTTGGTGATGACAAAACTGTGAAGCAGTGGAAAATGGATGGACCAGGCtatggagaagaggaggaaccGTTGCATACAATATTAGgaaag ACAGTATATACAGGGATTGATCATCACTGGAAGGAAGCTGTTTTTGCCACATGTGGACAGCAAGTAGACATTTGGGATGAACAAAGAACAAGTCCTATATGTTCAATGACCTGGGGATTCGACAGTATAAGTAGTGTTAAATTTAACCCAATTGAG ACATTTCTCTTGGGAAGTTGTGCTTCTGACAGGAATATAGTACTATATGACATGAGGCAAGCTACTCCCCTGAAAAAG GTCATCTTAGATATGAGAACAAACACAATTTGTTGGAACCCTATGGAAGCTTTCATTTTTACTGCAGCAAATGAAGATTACAa cTTATATACTTTCGATATGCGTGCACTGGACACTCCTGTAATGGTACATATGGATCATGTATCTGCGGTGCTTGATGTGGATTATTCTCCGACTGGGAAAGAGTTTGTGTCTGCTAGTTTTGATAAATCTATTCGAATCTTCCCTGTGGACAAAAGTAGAAGCAG GGAAGTCTATCACACAAAGAGAATGCAACATGTTATCTGTGTAAAATGGACTTCTGACAGCAAATATATTATGTGTGGATCTGATGAAATGAACATTCGTCTGTGGAAAGCTAATGCTTCTGAAAAGTTGGGTGTG CTTACGTCACGAGAAAAAGCAGCCAAAGATTATAACCAgaaattgaaagagaaatttcAACATCATCCTCATATAAAACGCATTGCTCGTCACCGACATCTACCAAAATCCATCTACAGTCAGATTCAGGAACAGCGCATCATGAAAGAAGCTCGTCGACGAAA gGAAGTGAATCGTCTCAAACATAGCAAGCCTGGATCTGTATCGATTGTGTCggagaagaagaaacacataGTGGCAGTTGTGAAATAA